One Owenweeksia hongkongensis DSM 17368 genomic region harbors:
- the argS gene encoding arginine--tRNA ligase, which produces MELKEKIEAGAVKALKELYALDVEAVDLQQTRKDFEGDLTIVVFPYLRASKKGPEQTANDLGEFLVGSIDEVSAFNVVKGFLNLVISDAVWASQLAEIGNIPNYGIQPEGDETILVEYSSPNTNKPLHLGHVRNNLLGYSVAELLKAAGKKVKKVQIINDRGIHICKSMLAWEKFGNGETPESTGMKGDKLVGKYYVEFDKAYKKEIEELISQGKEEKEAKDQAPIILEARQMLKKWEDGDAEVVALWEKMNGWVYDGFEKTYKTMGVDFDKYYYESNTYLLGKKVVEEGLAKGVFEKDRDGSVWIDLTAEGLDRKILLRSDGTSVYMTQDIGTAIQRAEDFDLDGMIYTVGNEQDYHFKVLFIIMEKLGYDWAKNLYHLSYGMVDLPSGKMKSREGTVVDADDLMQEMEDTAKAISEELGKTEGMAEEDKQSLYQMVGMGALKYFMLKVDPKKRMMFNPEESVDFQGNTGPFIQYTHARIKSLLRRGKTEGIWPAEGTPSYTELQPSERELVKLLAQFPEIITTAADEHSPAVVANYVYEVVKAYNALYQQLPIMTDDNKEAIVFRLNLSSSTAEVVKTGMRILGIDVPERM; this is translated from the coding sequence ATTGAGCTGAAGGAAAAAATAGAAGCAGGTGCCGTAAAGGCCCTGAAGGAGCTCTATGCTCTGGATGTAGAAGCTGTAGATTTACAACAAACCCGTAAGGACTTTGAAGGAGATCTTACCATTGTAGTGTTTCCATATCTAAGAGCTAGCAAGAAAGGACCAGAACAAACAGCTAATGATCTAGGCGAGTTTCTGGTAGGCTCAATAGATGAGGTAAGTGCATTTAACGTAGTAAAGGGTTTTTTAAATCTGGTAATAAGTGATGCTGTTTGGGCTTCACAATTGGCCGAGATTGGAAATATACCAAACTATGGCATTCAGCCGGAAGGCGATGAAACCATACTAGTAGAATACTCTTCTCCAAATACCAATAAACCTTTGCATTTAGGTCACGTTCGCAATAACCTTTTGGGCTATTCTGTAGCTGAGCTTTTAAAAGCTGCGGGTAAAAAGGTAAAGAAGGTTCAGATTATCAATGATCGTGGTATTCATATTTGTAAAAGTATGCTGGCCTGGGAGAAGTTTGGCAATGGTGAAACTCCGGAGTCTACTGGTATGAAGGGCGATAAGCTAGTAGGTAAGTACTATGTAGAGTTTGATAAAGCTTACAAAAAGGAAATTGAAGAACTGATTTCTCAAGGAAAAGAAGAGAAAGAAGCCAAAGATCAAGCACCAATAATTTTAGAAGCTCGCCAGATGCTCAAAAAATGGGAAGATGGCGATGCTGAAGTAGTTGCTCTTTGGGAAAAAATGAACGGCTGGGTGTATGATGGCTTTGAGAAAACCTACAAAACCATGGGCGTTGATTTTGACAAATATTATTATGAAAGCAACACTTACCTATTAGGTAAAAAAGTAGTGGAAGAAGGCCTTGCAAAAGGTGTTTTTGAAAAAGACCGTGATGGTTCGGTTTGGATAGATCTTACAGCCGAAGGGCTGGATAGAAAAATCCTTCTTCGCAGTGATGGCACCAGCGTATACATGACGCAGGATATAGGTACCGCCATTCAGCGTGCTGAGGATTTTGACCTTGACGGAATGATTTACACCGTGGGTAATGAGCAGGATTACCACTTTAAAGTGTTGTTCATTATTATGGAAAAATTGGGCTATGATTGGGCTAAGAACCTGTATCACCTTTCATACGGTATGGTAGATTTACCTAGTGGTAAAATGAAATCCCGTGAAGGAACCGTAGTAGATGCGGACGATCTGATGCAGGAAATGGAGGATACGGCCAAGGCAATTTCTGAAGAGCTGGGCAAAACCGAAGGCATGGCAGAAGAGGATAAGCAATCGCTTTACCAAATGGTAGGAATGGGTGCTTTGAAGTACTTTATGCTAAAGGTAGACCCTAAAAAACGAATGATGTTTAACCCTGAGGAGTCAGTAGACTTCCAAGGGAATACAGGGCCATTTATTCAATATACACATGCTCGTATTAAATCTCTTTTGAGAAGAGGAAAAACTGAAGGAATTTGGCCAGCAGAAGGAACGCCAAGTTACACCGAGCTTCAACCAAGCGAAAGGGAGTTGGTAAAGTTATTGGCGCAGTTTCCTGAGATAATAACTACCGCAGCAGATGAACACAGTCCGGCAGTGGTGGCCAACTATGTGTATGAAGTGGTAAAGGCGTACAATGCTCTTTATCAGCAATTGCCAATAATGACAGATGATAATAAGGAAGCAATAGTTTTCCGCTTAAATCTTTCATCTAGCACCGCTGAAGTTGTAAAAACCGGAATGCGAATTTTGGGGATTGATGTTCCAGAAAGAATGTAG